In Cicer arietinum cultivar CDC Frontier isolate Library 1 chromosome 1, Cicar.CDCFrontier_v2.0, whole genome shotgun sequence, one DNA window encodes the following:
- the LOC101498316 gene encoding epoxide hydrolase 3-like — protein MDNIKHSHVEVKGLKLHVAEIGTGEKVVVFLHGFPEIWYTWRYQMIAVANAGYRAIAFDFRGYGLSDHPAEPEKATLMDLVDEIKDLLDSLGITKAVLIGKDFGAIPAYLVAAVHPEKVASVITLGIPFMLPGPSAVQNHLLPKGFYITRWQEPGRAEADFGRFDVKSVIRNIYILFSRSEVPVAGDDQEIMDLFNPSIPLPPWFSEEDLEAYASLYENSGFRFALQVPYRSLTVENGLTDPKVNVPALLIMGEKDYCLKFPGMEEYIRTGTVKHFVPDLETIYIPEGSHFVHEQFPEKVNNLIIEFLDKQSI, from the exons ATGGACAACATCAAGCACAGTCATGTTGAAGTGAAGGGACTGAAGCTCCATGTAGCTGAGATTGGAACAG GTGAAAAGGTAGTTGTATTCTTACATGGATTTCCAGAAATATGGTATACATGGAGATACCAAATGATTGCTGTTGCAAATGCTGGTTACCGTGCTATTGCCTTTGATTTTAGAGGATATGGACTTTCTGATCATCCAGCTGAGCCAGAAAAAGCAACTTTAATGGACCTTGTTGATGAAATTAAGGATCTTTTAGATTCATTAGGCATCACCAAG GCTGTCCTTATTGGTAAGGACTTTGGTGCCATACCAGCATATCTTGTAGCTGCTGTCCATCCAGAAAAAGTAGCTTCTGTCATAACTTTAGGCATTCCTTTCATGCTTCCTGGTCCTTCTGCTGTTCAGAATCATCTTCTCCCAAAAGGCTTCTATATTACTAGGTGGCAG GAGCCTGGAAGAGCAGAAGCAGATTTCGGCCGCTTCGATGTTAAGTCGGTTATAAGGAACATTTATATTCTGTTTTCTAGAAGTGAGGTGCCAGTAGCAGGTGATGATCAAGAAATCATGGACTTGTTTAATCCATCTATTCCCCTCCCACCATGGTTCTCTGAGGAAGACTTGGAAGCTTATGCATCACTATATGAAAATTCTGGTTTTAGATTTGCATTGCAGGTTCCGTACAG GTCTCTCACAGTGGAAAATGGGCTAACTGATCCAAAAGTGAATGTTCCTGCATTGCTGATCATGGGTGAAAAAGACTATTGCCTCAAGTTTCCTGGCATGGAAGAGTACATCCGAACCGGGACGGTGAAACATTTTGTGCCAGACTTGGAAACCATATATATTCCAGAAGGAAGCCATTTTGTGCATGAACAATTTCCAGAGAAGGTGAACAACCTCATCATTGAATTCCTTGACAAACAAAGTATCTGA
- the LOC101496139 gene encoding NDR1/HIN1-like protein 6, giving the protein MVIVLYFFLEPKIPIYNVENLDVKNFDLRKDDKLHSDIDVFVKAENPNQEIGLDYLENEVSIIYSGSIICKGKFPIFLQPVKNITNFNVTLKGDSDFGPEMQSRLIIEQKLGHIPLLVVVKLPIRLVISDFFHLRKFVVNVNCSLVIDQLQHNKRPKILKKEFTYDVHL; this is encoded by the coding sequence ATGGTTatagttttatatttctttcttGAACCAAAAATTCCTATCTACAATGTTGAAAATCTTGATGTAAAGAATTTTGATCTCCGAAAAGACGATAAACTACACTCCGACATTGATGTTTTTGTGAAAGCAGAGAATCCAAATCAGGAAATTGGTTTGGATTATTTAGAAAATGAAGTTAGCATAATTTATTCAGGGTCTATAATTTGCAAAGGGAAATTTCCTATTTTCTTGCAACCAGTGAAGAACATAACCAATTTTAATGTGACATTGAAGGGAGATAGTGATTTTGGTCCTGAAATGCAAAGTCGACTTATCATTGAACAAAAGCTTGGACATATTCCTTTGTTAGTTGTAGTGAAGCTTCCTATAAGGCTTGTGATTAGTGATTTTTTTCATCTTAGGAAATTTGTTGTTAATGTAAATTGTTCATTGGTTATAGATCAGCTGCAACACAACAAAAGGCCAAAAATTCTGAAGAAAGAGTTCACTTATGATGTCCATTTATGA
- the LOC101497989 gene encoding probable L-type lectin-domain containing receptor kinase VII.2 isoform X2 — MPQLKLLIIILHTVTIIMCCVCTTEFVYNTNFNSTNIKLYGNSTIQKSILSLTNSTSDSFSIDRAFYPQKVLTKPPNSSSTLLPFATSFIFSVAPVKKSITGHGFAFIFTPSRGLNGTTSTEYIGLFNFTNEGNHSNHVFGVEFDVVKNEEFEDINDNHVGVDVNSLKSLTSHEAGYWGGKDDKKFHVLSIKNGENYQVWIEFMNSQLNITMIQAGHKRPRVPLINTTVNLSGILMDETYVGFCAATGLKKDSIKILAWSFSNSNFSIGDALVTKNLPSFVPHKKWFSGAINVGVTSTVFVLIIICCGCVVFFIYYRGKNGEEEIEDWELEYWPHKISFQDIHAATGGFSEENVIVVGGNKSVYKGVLQGVEVAVKRIPQEREGMREFLAEVSSLGRMKHRNLVGFKGWCKEEKGNLILVYDFMHNGSLDKWIFECEEGKMLTWEERIQVLKNVSAGILYLHEGWEVKVLHRDIKASNVLLDKDMKARLGDFGLALMHEHHGQVASTTKVLGTLGYIAPEVIRTGKASTMSDVFGFGILMLEVICGRRPIEEHKPGLIEWLESLMVLNQLHNAIDERLKAKGGYSIEEGERLLHLGLLCSNSDPCVRPIMRQVVKMLEGEMDNNIEADEENMETSLLGRITSAAMWSTTETSFLNKDHPTFEEIRMFSYNSKTSTSGSNTIPPSDSDIIREGSF; from the coding sequence ATGCCTCAACTTAAGCTTCTTATCATTATTCTACATACTGTAACCATAATTATGTGTTGTGTTTGCACTACTGAATTTGTTTATAACACAAACTTCAACTCCacaaacataaaattatatggaaattccaccattcaaaaatCCATTCTCTCACTTACTAATAGCACTAGCGATTCCTTCTCAATAGACCGTGCTTTTTACCCTCAAAAAGTGCTTACAAAACCACCAAACTCTTCTTCCACTCTTCTCCCTTTTGCTACTTCCTTCATTTTCTCTGTTGCCCCTGTCAAAAAATCTATCACAGGACATGGCTTTGCCTTCATATTCACACCTTCAAGAGGTCTAAATGGAACAACATCGACCGAGTATATCGGTCTCTTCAATTTCACCAATGAAGGTAATCATAGCAACCATGTTTTTGGAGTCGAATTCGACGTAGTTAAAAACGAAGAATTCGAGGATATAAATGATAATCATGTTGGTGTTGACGTAAACTCGCTTAAATCGTTAACTTCACATGAGGCTGGCTATTGGGGTGGGAAAGATGACAAGAAATTTCATGTGTTGAGCAtaaaaaatggagaaaattatCAAGTTTGGATTGAATTTATGAACTCCCAGTTGAACATTACGATGATTCAGGCAGGACATAAGAGGCCTCGTGTGCCTCTTATCAATACAACTGTTAACCTTTCCGGCATTCTTATGGATGAAACATATGTTGGATTCTGTGCAGCCACAGGGTTGAAAAAAGATAGTATTAAGATTCTTGCTTGGAGCTTTAGTAATTCTAATTTTTCTATTGGTGATGCTTTAGTGACAAAGAATTTGCCTTCATTTGTCCCTCATAAGAAGTGGTTTTCGGGAGCCATAAATGTAGGAGTCACTAGTACTGTCTTTGTGCTAATAATCATTTGTTGTGGTTGTGTAGTTTTCTTCATTTACTATAGGGGTAAAAATGGAGAGGAGGAAATTGAAGATTGGGAACTAGAATATTGGCCACATAAGATTAGTTTCCAAGATATTCATGCAGCAACAGGAGGATTCTCTGAAGAGAATGTGATTGTTGTAGGAGGGAACAAAAGTGTATATAAAGGGGTTTTGCAAGGAGTAGAAGTTGCTGTCAAGAGAATCCCTCAAGAAAGAGAAGGGATGAGAGAGTTTTTAGCTGAGGTTTCAAGCCTAGGAAGAATGAAACACAGAAACTTAGTAGGATTCAAAGGTTGGTGCAAAGAAGAAAAGGGAAACTTGATTCTAGTTTATGACTTCATGCACAATGGAAGTTTAGACAAATGGATCTTTGAGTGTGAAGAAGGAAAGATGCTAACATGGGAAGAGAGGATTCAAGTTTTGAAAAATGTGTCTGCAGGGATTCTATACCTGCATGAGGGCTGGGAAGTTAAGGTCTTGCATAGGGATATCAAAGCAAGCAATGTTCTACTTGACAAAGACATGAAAGCTAGATTAGGGGATTTTGGATTGGCTCTTATGCATGAGCATCATGGACAAGTGGCAAGCACAACAAAAGTACTAGGGACATTAGGATACATCGCTCCGGAAGTGATTCGAACAGGAAAAGCGTCGACTATGTCTGATGTGTTCGGCTTTGGAATATTGATGTTGGAAGTAATTTGCGGGCGAAGACCTATTGAAGAACATAAGCCAGGGCTAATTGAATGGTTGGAGTCTCTAATGGTGCTTAACCAATTGCACAATGCCATCGATGAAAGGTTGAAGGCGAAAGGAGGATACTCCATTGAGGAAGGTGAGAGATTGCTTCATTTGGGTTTGTTGTGTTCAAATTCAGACCCTTGTGTTAGACCAATAATGAGACAGGTTGTGAAAATGTTGGAGGGAGAAATGGACAACAACATTG
- the LOC101498981 gene encoding uncharacterized protein isoform X2, producing the protein MFDLLFGWSKASKCKKSIKKALYRIRILKNKRLAIVKQLRNDLVELIQGGHEQAALNRVEQLMKDEKLAAAYELLDNFCEFILTQISYIRKHRDCPNDIKEAISSLIFASARCGDIPELCVIRKLFGKRYGEKFVELFDGNLVDKQLKENLSGKYVPEDLKYRMVDEIARDNCLQQQQVLAIQYYPDWQKMQLKEHKECQLVESDVQINASISESKVHPSEIEEIERDNMCVHSSLSKPCDSCNLPKSCFDDSSAIVQQFPQYVLSYPIQNIVEDEILFKLRSSSLFKREKNIFGCDKSDIDRDESPSESWSTRISRRNKRAPRKRSKRRSSSMENLGIVDIGYMIYYQKPCRKDQRLPLEVTPPSSYSNKKLMLQSFSKKERSLQSCDQSENSTRRKNSNRKTISCSLDQPCYFFLYGDDEKDYLEIQSMKPKRVIELEATHVQQGNMLMHDECSHELNQGMELVTIPHKPYKKNIYSDVVECEANNGNNETKEDINASPIKRIGTEAPYSRAMTMPQERHRKSKDKMLRTYSCPSQHPNHIHPKLPDYDDIAAKFTALKRDYLENKDCLNRK; encoded by the exons atgtttgatttattGTTCGGTTGGTCCAAAGCATCAAAATG TAAGAAGTCTATCAAAAAAGCTCTGTACAGGATCAGGATTCTCAAGAACAAGAGACTGGCAATAGTAAAGCAACTACGAAATGATTTGGTTGAGCTAATACAAGGTGGTCATGAACAAGCTGCACTTAACCGG GTTGAACAGCTAATGAAAGATGAAAAATTGGCAGCTGCATATGAATTATTAGACAACTTCTGTGAATTTATTCTAACACAGATCTCCTATATCAGAAAGCACAG GGACTGTCCAAATGACATAAAAGAAGCAATTTCTAGTCTTATATTTGCATCTGCAAGATGTGGGGATATTCCTGAGCTCTGTGTCATCAGAAAGCTCTTTGGAAAACGTTATGGTGAGAAATTTGTGGAGCTATTTGATGGAAATCTTGTAGACAAACAg tTAAAAGAGAATCTGTCAGGGAAATATGTGCCTGAAGATTTGAAGTACAGAATGGTGGATGAAATAGCTAGGGATAACTGCCTCCAACAACAACAGGTTTTAGCCATACAATACTACCCTGATTGGCAAAAAATGCAG CTTAAAGAACACAAAGAGTGTCAACTAGTGGAAAGTGATGTCCAAATAAATGCCTCAATTTCTGAGTCTAAAGTCCATCCTTCAGAAATTGAAGAGATAGAAAGAGATAACATGTGTGTTCATTCATCTCTTTCCAAACCATGTGACTCTTGCAATCTTCCCAAATCATGCTTTGATGATTCTTCTGCTATTGTTCAGCAATTTCCTCAATATGTTTTGAGCTATCCTATACAAAATATAGTAGAG GATGAAATACTATTCAAGTTAAGATCATCAAGTCTTttcaagagagaaaaaaatatatttggttGCGATAAAAGCGATATCGATCGAGATGAATCGCCGAGTGAGTCGTGGAGCACGAGGATCTCAAGAAGGAACAAAAGGGCACCAAGGaaaagatcaaaaagaagatcatcCTCCATGGAAAATCTAGGCATTGTAGATATTGGATACATGATTTATTATCAAAAGCCATGCAGAAAGGATCAGAGGCTTCCACTAGAGGTAACTCCACCATCAAGTTATTCCAACAAGAAACTAATGCTACAAAGTTTCTCAAAAAAGGAAAGAAGTTTACAATCATGTGATCAAAGTGAAAATAGCACAAGGAGAAAAAATTCCAACCGAAAAACTATTAGCTGCAGTTTAGACCAGCCTTGTTATTTTTTCCTCTATGGTGATGATGAAAAAGACTATTTGGAAATTCAATCAATGAAGCCAAAGAGAGTGATAGAATTAGAAGCTACACATGTTCAACAAGGAAATATGCTTATGCATGATGAATGTAGTCATGAATTGAACCAAGGAATGGAACTAGTTACAATCCCTCATAAGCCATATAAGAAGAATATTTATAGTGATGTAGTTGAGTGTGAGGCTAATAATGGAAACAATGAAACAAAAGAAGATATCAATGCCTCTCCCATAAAAAGAATTGGAACAGAAGCTCCTTATTCAAGGGCCATGACAATGCCACAAGAGAGACATAGAAAAAGCAAAGACAAGATGTTAAGGACATATTCATGTCCTTCTCAACATCCTAATCATATTCATCCTAAGTTGCCTGACTATGATGACATAGCTGCTAAGTTCACTGCTCTCAAGAGAGACTACCTAGAAAACAAAGACTGCCTAAATCGAAAGTAG
- the LOC101498655 gene encoding uncharacterized protein, which translates to MAAAKKSGKFNKDLGDETHNHHKATQIGESNWEIEKGKGIELSNSQRKLVFDEAFSSHSNRPLKKIKSPQRENQNQPFSSLYNNTNMSLQQPSPFSFPPSSSRLVFPFAFDNSSQQFPHQFGTNNNLPLYPPPPIQTPQNQQQMISFDSQQQNNLVSYPPMLSQQQHHQQVLQYWSDALNLSPRGRMLMMMNNNNLGQYGNRPMFRPQVQAISTTKLYRGVRQRHWGKWVAEIRLPRNRTRLWLGTFDTAEDAALAYDREAFKLRGENARLNFPELFLNKGNDDKEKETENSSSTTTSCVTCPSSNSTTKQLETPLESQNIQTLVPMEESNENDSGIGSSDAAASDEVSQSQELVWSEMSAWFNAIPAAWGPGSPVWDDLDFQSQIPFSNLNQQDFNNDDVDPQRHEQNNMESSSFIRPFFWNKDQD; encoded by the coding sequence atgGCTGCAGCTAAGAAAAGTGGCAAATTCAACAAGGATTTGGGTGATGAAACTCACAATCACCACAAAGCTACACAAATTGGTGAAAGTAATTGGGAGATTGAAAAAGGAAAAGGTATTGAATTAAGCAATTCTCAAAGAAAGCTAGTTTTTGATGAAGCTTTCAGTTCACATAGTAATAGGCCTCTTAAGAAAATCAAAAGCCCCCAACGTGAAAATCAAAACCAACCCTTTTCTTCTCTgtataataatactaatatgtCACTACAACAACCTTCACCTTTCTCTTTTCCTCCTTCATCTTCAAGACTTGTTTTTCCATTTGCTTTTGATAATTCTTCACAACAATTCCCTCACCAATTTGGAACCAACAACAATTTACCTTTATACCCTCCACCACCTATTCAAACACCACAAAACCAACAACAAATGATATCTTTTGattcacaacaacaaaacaatcttGTTTCATATCCACCAATGTTATCCCAACAACAACATCATCAACAAGTTCTTCAATATTGGAGTGATGCATTGAATCTAAGTCCAAGAGGAAGAATGCTAATGATGATGAACAATAACAATTTGGGACAATATGGTAATAGACCAATGTTTAGGCCTCAAGTTCAAGCAATAAGCACTACAAAACTCTATAGAGGAGTGAGGCAAAGGCATTGGGGAAAATGGGTAGCTGAAATTCGTCTCCCTCGAAATCGAACTCGTCTCTGGTTAGGCACATTTGATACAGCTGAAGATGCTGCTTTAGCCTACGATCGCGAAGCGTTCAAATTGAGAGGAGAGAATGCAAGGCTCAATTTTCCTGAACTTTTTCTCAACAAGGGAAATGatgataaagaaaaagaaacagaaaattcatcatcaacaacaacttCATGTGTTACTTGTCCATCAAGTAACAGCACTACAAAGCAGCTAGAAACTCCTCTTGAAAGCCAAAACATTCAAACACTTGTTCCAATGGAAGAGTCTAATGAGAATGACTCTGGAATTGGATCGAGTGACGCTGCGGCTAGCGACGAGGTTTCGCAGTCACAGGAATTGGTTTGGAGTGAAATGTCAGCTTGGTTTAATGCTATTCCAGCTGCTTGGGGTCCAGGTAGTCCTGTTTGGGATGATTTGGATTTTCAATCACAAATTCCTTTTTCTAATCTCAATCAACAAGATTTCAATAATGATGATGTTGATCCTCAAAGACATGAACAAAACAACATGGAATCAAGTTCTTTCATTAGGCCTTTCTTTTGGaataaagatcaagattga
- the LOC101499520 gene encoding protein EPIDERMAL PATTERNING FACTOR 1 isoform X1: protein MMKRSFVYAAVFVLLSLYFPMMITSSRHIRHSNSIGEGHLDVEMGSKGTRERLHWEGRSKHHMRRPDTMQVAGSRLPDCSHACGSCTPCRLVMVSLVCASLAEAESCPMAYKCMCHNKSYPVP from the exons ATGATGAAGAGGAGCTTTGTCTATGCTGCCGTATTTGTCCTTCTTTCACTTTATTTTCCAATGATGATCACCTCTTCAAGGCACATACGCCACTCAAATTCGA TAGGAGAAGGACACTTAGATGTTGAAATGGGAAGTAAAGGGACAAGAGAAAGGTTACATTGGGAGGGAAGATCAAAACATCATATGCGTAGACCCGACACAATGCAAGTAGCCGGGTCGAGGTTGCCGGATTGTTCTCATGCATGCGGGTCATGCACGCCATGCAGATTGGTGATGGTGAGCTTAGTTTGTGCATCTCTTGCAGAAGCTGAATCTTGTCCAATGGCTTACAAATGCATGTGCCATAACAAGTCTTATCCTGTTCCATAA
- the LOC101499520 gene encoding protein EPIDERMAL PATTERNING FACTOR 1 isoform X2, whose translation MMKRSFVYAAVFVLLSLYFPMMITSSRHIRHSNSREGHLDVEMGSKGTRERLHWEGRSKHHMRRPDTMQVAGSRLPDCSHACGSCTPCRLVMVSLVCASLAEAESCPMAYKCMCHNKSYPVP comes from the exons ATGATGAAGAGGAGCTTTGTCTATGCTGCCGTATTTGTCCTTCTTTCACTTTATTTTCCAATGATGATCACCTCTTCAAGGCACATACGCCACTCAAATTCGA GAGAAGGACACTTAGATGTTGAAATGGGAAGTAAAGGGACAAGAGAAAGGTTACATTGGGAGGGAAGATCAAAACATCATATGCGTAGACCCGACACAATGCAAGTAGCCGGGTCGAGGTTGCCGGATTGTTCTCATGCATGCGGGTCATGCACGCCATGCAGATTGGTGATGGTGAGCTTAGTTTGTGCATCTCTTGCAGAAGCTGAATCTTGTCCAATGGCTTACAAATGCATGTGCCATAACAAGTCTTATCCTGTTCCATAA
- the LOC101498981 gene encoding uncharacterized protein isoform X1, giving the protein MFDLLFGWSKASKCKKSIKKALYRIRILKNKRLAIVKQLRNDLVELIQGGHEQAALNRVEQLMKDEKLAAAYELLDNFCEFILTQISYIRKHRDCPNDIKEAISSLIFASARCGDIPELCVIRKLFGKRYGEKFVELFDGNLVDKQLKENLSGKYVPEDLKYRMVDEIARDNCLQQQQVLAIQYYPDWQKMQLKEHKECQLVESDVQINASISESKVHPSEIEEIERDNMCVHSSLSKPCDSCNLPKSCFDDSSAIVQQFPQYVLSYPIQNIVEVQFPTLLSSVSSSLQNKGERLALTSSEERISFPYYVNEIVECQFSLPKDGACQDEILFKLRSSSLFKREKNIFGCDKSDIDRDESPSESWSTRISRRNKRAPRKRSKRRSSSMENLGIVDIGYMIYYQKPCRKDQRLPLEVTPPSSYSNKKLMLQSFSKKERSLQSCDQSENSTRRKNSNRKTISCSLDQPCYFFLYGDDEKDYLEIQSMKPKRVIELEATHVQQGNMLMHDECSHELNQGMELVTIPHKPYKKNIYSDVVECEANNGNNETKEDINASPIKRIGTEAPYSRAMTMPQERHRKSKDKMLRTYSCPSQHPNHIHPKLPDYDDIAAKFTALKRDYLENKDCLNRK; this is encoded by the exons atgtttgatttattGTTCGGTTGGTCCAAAGCATCAAAATG TAAGAAGTCTATCAAAAAAGCTCTGTACAGGATCAGGATTCTCAAGAACAAGAGACTGGCAATAGTAAAGCAACTACGAAATGATTTGGTTGAGCTAATACAAGGTGGTCATGAACAAGCTGCACTTAACCGG GTTGAACAGCTAATGAAAGATGAAAAATTGGCAGCTGCATATGAATTATTAGACAACTTCTGTGAATTTATTCTAACACAGATCTCCTATATCAGAAAGCACAG GGACTGTCCAAATGACATAAAAGAAGCAATTTCTAGTCTTATATTTGCATCTGCAAGATGTGGGGATATTCCTGAGCTCTGTGTCATCAGAAAGCTCTTTGGAAAACGTTATGGTGAGAAATTTGTGGAGCTATTTGATGGAAATCTTGTAGACAAACAg tTAAAAGAGAATCTGTCAGGGAAATATGTGCCTGAAGATTTGAAGTACAGAATGGTGGATGAAATAGCTAGGGATAACTGCCTCCAACAACAACAGGTTTTAGCCATACAATACTACCCTGATTGGCAAAAAATGCAG CTTAAAGAACACAAAGAGTGTCAACTAGTGGAAAGTGATGTCCAAATAAATGCCTCAATTTCTGAGTCTAAAGTCCATCCTTCAGAAATTGAAGAGATAGAAAGAGATAACATGTGTGTTCATTCATCTCTTTCCAAACCATGTGACTCTTGCAATCTTCCCAAATCATGCTTTGATGATTCTTCTGCTATTGTTCAGCAATTTCCTCAATATGTTTTGAGCTATCCTATACAAAATATAGTAGAGGTACAATTTCCTACACTACTTTCTTCTGTAAGTTCTAGTTTGCAAAATAAGGGGGAAAGATTGGCATTAACATCTTCAGAAGAAAGAATAAGTTTCCCTTATTATGTTAATGAAATTGTGGAATGTCAATTTTCTTTACCAAAAGATGGTGCCTGCCAGGATGAAATACTATTCAAGTTAAGATCATCAAGTCTTttcaagagagaaaaaaatatatttggttGCGATAAAAGCGATATCGATCGAGATGAATCGCCGAGTGAGTCGTGGAGCACGAGGATCTCAAGAAGGAACAAAAGGGCACCAAGGaaaagatcaaaaagaagatcatcCTCCATGGAAAATCTAGGCATTGTAGATATTGGATACATGATTTATTATCAAAAGCCATGCAGAAAGGATCAGAGGCTTCCACTAGAGGTAACTCCACCATCAAGTTATTCCAACAAGAAACTAATGCTACAAAGTTTCTCAAAAAAGGAAAGAAGTTTACAATCATGTGATCAAAGTGAAAATAGCACAAGGAGAAAAAATTCCAACCGAAAAACTATTAGCTGCAGTTTAGACCAGCCTTGTTATTTTTTCCTCTATGGTGATGATGAAAAAGACTATTTGGAAATTCAATCAATGAAGCCAAAGAGAGTGATAGAATTAGAAGCTACACATGTTCAACAAGGAAATATGCTTATGCATGATGAATGTAGTCATGAATTGAACCAAGGAATGGAACTAGTTACAATCCCTCATAAGCCATATAAGAAGAATATTTATAGTGATGTAGTTGAGTGTGAGGCTAATAATGGAAACAATGAAACAAAAGAAGATATCAATGCCTCTCCCATAAAAAGAATTGGAACAGAAGCTCCTTATTCAAGGGCCATGACAATGCCACAAGAGAGACATAGAAAAAGCAAAGACAAGATGTTAAGGACATATTCATGTCCTTCTCAACATCCTAATCATATTCATCCTAAGTTGCCTGACTATGATGACATAGCTGCTAAGTTCACTGCTCTCAAGAGAGACTACCTAGAAAACAAAGACTGCCTAAATCGAAAGTAG